In the genome of Deltaproteobacteria bacterium, one region contains:
- a CDS encoding acyl-CoA dehydrogenase family protein, which produces MLRQLSEEQQMLQRTVREFVEGEIKPHAEAWDERQEFPAAVFRKFGEMGLLGMMVPTEYGGSGMDAPGVTMVLEEVGRGCAATALSLGAHAVLCANNLYRNASEEQRRKYLPDLCSGARLGGVAITEPGAGSDAVGMTTRAVRKGDKYILNGTKMFITNGPVGGVFVVYAKTGEKGPKSLSTFIVESGFPGFRVGKKLNKMGMRASPTSELVFEDMEVPAGNRMGEENGGVAQLMRGLDIERVTLAGISIGIAEASVAEASRYALERKQFGKAIGEFQMVQKMIADMVTETEAARALVYAAADAIAGGRRINREAAIAKLFASEVGTRAAMKAVQVLGGYGYIKEFPVERYARDAKLMEIGAGTSEVMRMIIARETLGRAV; this is translated from the coding sequence ATGCTCCGCCAGCTCTCCGAAGAACAGCAGATGCTCCAGCGCACGGTGCGCGAGTTCGTCGAGGGGGAGATCAAGCCCCATGCCGAGGCCTGGGACGAGCGGCAGGAGTTCCCCGCCGCGGTGTTCAGAAAGTTCGGCGAGATGGGGCTCCTTGGCATGATGGTCCCCACTGAATATGGCGGCTCCGGCATGGATGCCCCCGGCGTCACGATGGTGCTGGAAGAAGTGGGGCGCGGCTGCGCGGCGACGGCCCTCTCGCTGGGTGCCCATGCCGTCCTGTGCGCGAACAACCTCTACCGGAACGCCAGCGAAGAGCAGCGCCGGAAATACCTCCCCGACCTGTGTTCCGGCGCGCGGCTTGGCGGTGTCGCCATCACCGAGCCCGGCGCCGGAAGCGATGCCGTGGGGATGACAACCCGTGCCGTGAGGAAGGGTGACAAGTACATCCTCAACGGAACCAAGATGTTCATTACCAACGGCCCCGTGGGAGGGGTTTTCGTCGTTTATGCCAAGACGGGTGAGAAGGGGCCGAAAAGCCTCTCCACGTTCATCGTCGAGAGCGGTTTCCCCGGCTTCAGGGTTGGCAAGAAGCTGAACAAGATGGGCATGCGCGCCTCGCCCACCTCGGAACTGGTATTCGAGGACATGGAAGTGCCGGCCGGAAACCGGATGGGCGAGGAAAACGGCGGCGTCGCCCAGCTCATGCGCGGCCTCGACATCGAGCGGGTGACGCTGGCCGGCATCTCCATCGGCATCGCCGAGGCGTCGGTCGCGGAAGCCTCCCGCTATGCCCTTGAGCGCAAGCAGTTTGGCAAGGCCATCGGCGAGTTCCAGATGGTCCAGAAGATGATCGCCGACATGGTGACCGAGACGGAAGCTGCCCGTGCGCTGGTCTATGCGGCTGCCGATGCCATTGCCGGCGGACGGCGGATCAACCGCGAGGCGGCCATCGCCAAGCTGTTCGCCTCCGAAGTCGGCACCCGCGCCGCCATGAAGGCCGTGCAGGTGCTCGGTGGCTACGGCTACATCAAGGAGTTTCCGGTGGAACGCTACGCCCGCGACGCCAAACTGATGGAGATCGGCGCCGGCACAAGCGAGGTGATGCGGATGATCATCGCCCGCGAAACCCTTGGCCGGGCGGTGTAG
- a CDS encoding tetratricopeptide repeat protein: protein MPRPPAMSTSRRGIMRAFALSALLLCAGVQAKPLGAAPAPNTVAGVQGLLQIGEYDAAGRMLESLIRSQPSDPDANYEYGRYLLALPKPDYDRAIEHLENALKASPQNSNYNLWVARAYGIKIEHSNIVAAAFGPVWKVRRHFEAAVKLDPANTPARVDLFQYYLFAPGIAGGGKGKAMEQYREIAKNAPGGYLDFTTQAILALETGDWEGVDIAYQRMLQLKPEYEGQIRLQYATVMMNRGQYDKALRWLKAAQQSASDIDPPFKILAPDYVRNGYYERVRYELEHNVKVDVDGMSVTRRQLGTNEANTNPKYLECLRLIGGLYDRFGHREKAAQFFARVRQSEAARR, encoded by the coding sequence GTGCCCCGTCCACCCGCCATGTCCACCTCCAGACGGGGCATAATGCGGGCGTTTGCCCTGTCGGCGCTGCTCCTGTGCGCCGGGGTGCAGGCCAAGCCGCTGGGTGCCGCGCCGGCCCCGAACACTGTCGCCGGTGTCCAGGGCCTGCTCCAGATCGGCGAGTACGATGCCGCCGGCCGGATGCTCGAATCGCTCATCCGCAGCCAGCCCAGCGACCCGGATGCGAACTACGAATACGGACGCTACCTGCTCGCCCTGCCAAAGCCCGACTACGACCGGGCCATCGAGCATCTTGAAAACGCCCTGAAAGCCAGCCCGCAGAACTCCAACTACAACCTCTGGGTGGCGCGGGCGTACGGCATCAAGATCGAGCACTCGAACATCGTCGCCGCCGCCTTTGGGCCCGTCTGGAAGGTCCGGCGGCATTTCGAGGCGGCAGTGAAACTCGATCCCGCCAACACCCCCGCCCGTGTGGACCTGTTCCAGTACTACCTGTTCGCCCCCGGCATCGCCGGCGGCGGCAAGGGCAAGGCGATGGAACAGTACCGCGAGATCGCCAAGAACGCCCCCGGCGGCTACCTCGATTTCACGACGCAGGCGATCCTCGCCCTGGAAACGGGCGACTGGGAAGGGGTCGACATCGCCTACCAGCGGATGCTCCAGCTCAAGCCCGAATACGAGGGCCAGATCCGGCTCCAGTACGCCACGGTGATGATGAACCGCGGACAGTATGACAAGGCGCTCCGGTGGCTGAAGGCGGCGCAGCAGTCGGCCTCGGATATCGACCCGCCGTTCAAGATCCTCGCGCCCGACTACGTGCGGAATGGCTACTACGAGCGTGTTCGCTACGAGCTGGAACACAACGTCAAGGTGGACGTGGACGGCATGTCTGTGACGCGGCGGCAGCTCGGGACCAACGAGGCGAACACCAACCCCAAATACCTGGAATGCCTGCGGCTCATCGGCGGGCTCTACGACCGGTTCGGCCACAGGGAAAAGGCCGCGCAGTTCTTCGCCCGCGTCAGGCAGTCGGAAGCGGCGCGGCGCTAG
- the metG gene encoding methionine--tRNA ligase, with protein sequence MADAPKPKRFYVTTPIYYANDVPHLGHAYTTVAADVIARFKRMTGHEVCFLTGTDEHGKKMEEAAAVKGYTGNAGIQKFCDEVVPNFQNLWKRLNISNTGFIRTTEDRHKKVVRRFWETVQNKGDIYKDKYEGLYCTACEQFYTEKELENGNCPTHKTPAVKLSEESYFFRMQNYQKPLEGYLSSNPGFVQPASRHNETLSFVKGGLTNLSVSRSTFTWGIPVPGDEKHVVYVWMDALVNYLSALGWPDEKKYREFWEDKDAETLHIIGKDILRFHAVYWPTFLMSAGVPLPKQIFAHGWWTVEGQKMSKTLRNVVDPNRLIDTYGADLTRYYLLRAAPFGEDGNFSHEEMANRVIAELSNGVGNLTARVLTQLDRFRNCEIREPAATGAEAGYTAITPLIGGDNGYWNQYCGKMHLLDFYGALDIAQKIVSECDGAVQRTKPWTLGKETGQQAAVFDYMMSDFVQALSCVTLMLAPFMPEKMQELWSQLGYSSSINNVIVADGKLPDMPRAIAKDREILFPNKDAINEIRDRFLAEAKGAVTGAAPAGKDDKASGKKPAKETPPPGVITIDDFMGVELRVATVTAAEKVEKSDKLLKLQVTIGGETRQVIAGIARSYSPEQLVGRQVVVVANLKPAKLMGMESQGMILAAETEDGLVLAGFEKPPKPGSRVK encoded by the coding sequence ATGGCCGACGCCCCCAAACCCAAGCGCTTCTACGTCACGACGCCCATCTACTATGCCAACGATGTGCCGCACCTGGGGCACGCCTACACGACCGTTGCCGCCGACGTGATCGCCCGGTTCAAGAGGATGACGGGCCACGAGGTCTGTTTTCTCACCGGTACCGACGAGCACGGCAAGAAGATGGAAGAAGCGGCGGCAGTCAAGGGTTATACCGGCAACGCGGGTATCCAGAAGTTCTGCGACGAGGTGGTGCCTAACTTCCAGAATCTCTGGAAACGGCTCAATATCTCGAATACCGGCTTCATCCGCACCACCGAGGACCGGCACAAGAAGGTTGTCCGCCGGTTCTGGGAAACGGTCCAGAACAAGGGCGACATCTACAAGGACAAATACGAAGGACTTTACTGCACCGCCTGTGAACAGTTCTACACCGAGAAGGAACTCGAAAACGGCAACTGCCCTACCCACAAGACCCCGGCCGTGAAACTGTCCGAGGAGTCCTATTTCTTCCGGATGCAGAACTACCAGAAGCCGCTTGAAGGCTATCTCTCCAGTAATCCCGGCTTTGTGCAGCCAGCATCCCGGCACAACGAAACCCTGTCATTCGTAAAGGGCGGCCTCACAAACCTCTCCGTATCCCGCTCGACGTTCACCTGGGGTATCCCGGTTCCGGGCGACGAGAAGCATGTCGTCTATGTCTGGATGGACGCCCTGGTGAACTATCTCTCGGCCTTGGGCTGGCCGGACGAGAAGAAATACAGGGAGTTCTGGGAGGACAAAGACGCCGAAACCCTGCATATCATCGGCAAGGATATTCTCCGGTTCCATGCCGTCTACTGGCCCACATTCCTTATGTCGGCCGGTGTGCCGCTTCCGAAACAGATATTTGCCCATGGCTGGTGGACCGTCGAAGGACAGAAGATGTCCAAGACCTTAAGGAACGTGGTGGATCCAAACCGGCTCATTGACACCTATGGAGCCGATCTCACCCGTTACTATCTATTACGGGCCGCCCCATTCGGTGAAGACGGCAACTTCTCCCACGAGGAGATGGCAAACCGCGTGATCGCGGAACTGAGCAACGGGGTGGGAAACCTGACGGCCCGGGTGCTCACGCAACTGGACAGGTTTCGGAACTGCGAGATCAGAGAACCAGCCGCAACTGGTGCTGAAGCAGGTTACACCGCAATTACGCCGCTCATTGGCGGCGACAACGGATACTGGAACCAGTATTGCGGGAAAATGCACCTGCTGGATTTCTACGGTGCACTGGATATCGCACAGAAAATCGTGTCCGAGTGTGATGGCGCCGTTCAGCGCACCAAACCATGGACACTTGGCAAGGAAACGGGCCAACAGGCAGCCGTGTTCGATTACATGATGTCCGATTTCGTGCAGGCACTGAGCTGCGTCACGCTGATGCTCGCTCCCTTCATGCCTGAAAAGATGCAGGAACTCTGGAGCCAGCTTGGTTATTCCAGTTCAATAAACAATGTCATCGTGGCAGACGGGAAACTGCCAGATATGCCTCGTGCCATCGCCAAAGACCGGGAGATCCTTTTCCCCAACAAGGACGCCATCAACGAGATCCGTGACCGCTTCCTTGCCGAAGCGAAGGGGGCGGTCACCGGGGCCGCACCGGCGGGGAAGGACGACAAGGCATCTGGCAAGAAGCCCGCGAAGGAGACACCGCCACCCGGCGTCATCACCATTGACGACTTCATGGGCGTGGAGCTTCGCGTCGCCACCGTCACGGCGGCCGAAAAGGTGGAAAAGTCCGACAAGCTGCTGAAACTCCAGGTGACGATTGGCGGGGAGACCCGGCAGGTGATTGCCGGGATCGCCAGGAGCTATTCCCCTGAACAGCTCGTCGGCCGCCAGGTGGTCGTCGTGGCCAACCTGAAACCGGCGAAGCTCATGGGCATGGAGTCCCAGGGGATGATCCTCGCCGCCGAAACCGAGGACGGCCTTGTGCTTGCCGGTTTCGAGAAGCCGCCCAAACCCGGCTCCCGGGTGAAGTAG
- a CDS encoding YchF/TatD family DNA exonuclease, with amino-acid sequence MLIDTHCHISSRAFDGDREEAYKRAREAGVGAMVAIGAGYGTGGNAEAVEFARTHEGVYAAVGIHPHEAKEASEQVYADLVRLARENPGKVVGWGEIGLDYYYEHSDRKVQREVFGRMIDLAIEVNLPIIIHDRDAGSECADILRSHGADKVGGVWHCFTGDYDAARRALDLGFLLSIPGIVTFRNADMLRDVIRRVPVECLVVETDSPFLAPVPWRGKRNEPAYVRKVAEKIAELKAPLTADDIERITTRNAIELFDLKDLRPAAETPQIAYSIRNSLYLNITNRCTNPCFFCPKFGDWTVKGHYLRLGREPSLDELKAAVGDPSKWDEVVFVGLGEPTNRLDLLKETARWLKEKGARKIRLDTDGMANLVYGRNVAPELGGLIDAVSVSLNAQNASEFARVTRTPYKEEAWPKVKEFIAEAKKVIPWVQATVVTVPGVDVEACRRIAEDELGVRFRAREYNEVG; translated from the coding sequence GTGCTGATCGACACCCACTGCCACATTTCGAGCCGCGCCTTCGACGGCGACCGCGAGGAAGCGTACAAACGCGCCCGCGAAGCGGGCGTCGGGGCGATGGTGGCCATCGGCGCGGGTTACGGCACCGGCGGCAATGCCGAGGCGGTGGAGTTCGCCCGCACGCACGAGGGCGTCTACGCCGCCGTCGGCATCCACCCCCACGAGGCGAAGGAGGCCAGCGAGCAGGTCTATGCGGACCTCGTGCGGCTGGCGAGGGAGAACCCCGGCAAGGTCGTGGGCTGGGGGGAAATCGGCCTCGACTACTACTACGAGCATTCGGACCGGAAGGTCCAGCGCGAGGTGTTCGGACGGATGATCGACCTCGCCATCGAGGTGAACCTGCCCATTATCATCCACGACCGGGACGCCGGTTCCGAGTGCGCCGACATCCTGAGAAGCCACGGAGCGGACAAGGTGGGCGGCGTCTGGCACTGCTTCACGGGCGACTACGATGCCGCCCGCCGGGCGCTGGATCTGGGGTTCCTCCTGTCGATTCCCGGCATCGTGACGTTCAGGAATGCGGACATGCTCAGGGACGTGATCCGCCGGGTGCCGGTGGAGTGCCTCGTCGTCGAGACCGATTCGCCGTTCCTCGCGCCGGTTCCCTGGCGCGGAAAGCGCAACGAACCGGCCTACGTCCGCAAGGTCGCCGAAAAGATCGCCGAGTTGAAGGCCCCGCTGACGGCGGACGACATCGAGCGAATCACCACGCGCAATGCCATTGAGCTGTTCGACCTGAAGGACCTGCGCCCGGCGGCCGAGACGCCGCAGATCGCCTATTCGATCCGCAACTCGCTCTATCTCAACATCACCAACCGCTGCACGAACCCATGCTTCTTCTGCCCCAAGTTCGGCGACTGGACGGTGAAGGGCCACTACCTCCGGCTGGGCAGGGAGCCGTCGCTGGACGAACTCAAGGCAGCCGTGGGCGACCCGTCGAAATGGGACGAAGTGGTGTTCGTCGGGCTCGGCGAGCCCACCAACCGGCTGGATCTCCTGAAAGAGACCGCCCGGTGGCTCAAGGAAAAGGGCGCCCGGAAGATCCGCCTCGACACGGACGGCATGGCGAACCTTGTCTATGGCCGGAATGTCGCCCCTGAACTGGGCGGCCTCATCGACGCTGTGAGCGTCTCGCTCAATGCCCAGAACGCCAGCGAATTCGCAAGGGTGACGCGTACCCCCTACAAGGAAGAGGCCTGGCCAAAGGTGAAGGAGTTTATCGCAGAAGCAAAAAAGGTGATCCCCTGGGTCCAGGCGACGGTCGTCACCGTTCCCGGCGTTGACGTGGAAGCCTGCCGCCGGATCGCCGAGGACGAACTGGGAGTCCGGTTCCGGGCCCGCGAATACAACGAGGTGGGGTAA
- a CDS encoding DNA polymerase III subunit delta', which produces MPFSEILGQDDAIRHLKGFFRTGRLPHALLFLGPEGTGRRLAATRLFQAFACEERRAGREPFDDACGRCNACHRVALHVAGPDTQGSYPDLHLLEPGAKGTIDNIRSIIRSLSMRSFAGGAKGLILDPADDMRAEHANVLLKTIEEPPDDTLIVLIGTYRTQILPTILSRCIPVRFRPLADEIIVRRLQEAPPKDTTVTPEQARWAAALAQGSLGQAIKALGGEFADLETLARDAVTEELTGKSDPGDWSGRLAAQFKGNRSALPDWLDLMILIHRSALGAVTSALPGSLGSDAGRLRETLDPDDLARRIDGLLQIRRAIDRYAHLEISLDKLIMDLRSP; this is translated from the coding sequence GTGCCCTTCAGCGAAATCCTTGGACAGGACGATGCCATCCGGCATCTCAAGGGGTTCTTCCGGACCGGACGGCTCCCGCACGCACTTCTGTTCCTGGGCCCGGAGGGAACGGGCAGGAGGCTGGCCGCAACACGGCTGTTCCAGGCGTTCGCCTGCGAAGAGCGCCGGGCGGGCCGGGAACCCTTCGACGATGCCTGCGGGCGGTGCAACGCCTGCCACCGCGTCGCCCTGCATGTGGCCGGGCCGGATACGCAGGGCTCCTACCCCGACCTGCACCTGCTGGAGCCCGGCGCCAAGGGAACCATCGACAATATCCGCAGCATCATCCGCTCGCTGTCAATGCGGTCGTTCGCCGGCGGTGCAAAGGGGCTCATTCTCGACCCGGCCGACGACATGAGGGCCGAGCACGCCAATGTCCTGCTGAAAACCATCGAGGAGCCGCCTGATGACACGCTGATCGTCCTGATCGGTACCTACCGGACGCAGATACTCCCGACGATCCTTTCCCGCTGCATCCCGGTCCGGTTCCGCCCGCTGGCGGACGAGATTATCGTCCGCCGCCTCCAGGAAGCGCCTCCAAAGGACACGACCGTGACGCCCGAACAGGCCCGCTGGGCGGCGGCGCTGGCACAGGGGAGCCTCGGGCAGGCGATAAAAGCACTGGGGGGAGAGTTCGCCGATCTCGAGACTCTCGCCCGCGATGCCGTGACCGAGGAACTTACCGGCAAGTCCGACCCCGGCGACTGGTCCGGACGTCTCGCCGCCCAGTTCAAGGGGAACCGCAGCGCCCTGCCGGACTGGCTGGATCTGATGATCCTGATCCATCGCTCGGCGCTGGGAGCGGTGACGTCCGCCCTGCCCGGATCGCTCGGCAGCGACGCGGGCCGGCTCCGCGAAACGCTGGACCCGGACGACCTCGCCCGCCGGATCGACGGCCTCCTCCAGATCCGGAGAGCCATCGACCGGTACGCCCATTTGGAAATCTCGCTCGACAAGCTCATCATGGACCTCCGTAGCCCCTGA